One Penaeus monodon isolate SGIC_2016 unplaced genomic scaffold, NSTDA_Pmon_1 PmonScaffold_11459, whole genome shotgun sequence genomic window carries:
- the LOC119568905 gene encoding proline-rich protein HaeIII subfamily 1-like: MGRPNQPQTSSPQPRSGLPPPSKPGYAPTGEPQPGYASQAEPNQGDSVPKPKQKKLSPPPGRAANAQKKPGPEKTKTKNQTTKGSPPPVGNQG, encoded by the coding sequence atggggaggccAAATCAGCCCCAAACCTCTTCCCCCCAGCCCAGGtcgggactcccccccccctccaaaccagGCTATGCCCCCACAGGGGAGCCCCAGCCCGGCtatgcctcacaggcagagcctaaccagggtGATTCAGTGCCAAAGCCGAAACAGAAGAAACTGAGCCCGCCCCCGGGAAGGGCCGCCAATGCACAGAAAAAGCCCGGCCCAGaaaaaaccaaaacgaaaaaTCAAACTACCAAAGGGTCTCCACCCCCCGTTGGAaaccagggatag